One window of the Aptenodytes patagonicus chromosome 5, bAptPat1.pri.cur, whole genome shotgun sequence genome contains the following:
- the LRRC18 gene encoding leucine-rich repeat-containing protein 18, which produces MAKGKAKGQKGRKITLKIAKNSIRISFDGGRRLDLSKMGITTFPKCILKLADVDELDLSRNMLKKIPSSIQKFQKLRWLDLHSNQLEELPEAIGTLQNLFYLNICNNKLTTRNLPEELNLLKNLRILNLGLNCLDSIPTSLGALKELKEIGLFDNALTTIPNSVKKLPKLKKLNAKRNPFPDSTKEEQHSDSIKRIETLYLVQEKDLCCSCLKMCQDEKDKLNELKNVTPSPSKKPSFPLLLTPNSSAKDNQEEWRLRGKHP; this is translated from the coding sequence ATGGCCAAGGGGAAAGCAAAAGGTCAAAAAGGGAGGAAGATCACCTTGAAAATTGCCAAAAATTCCATCCGGATATCTTTTGATGGAGGGCGCCGTCTTGACTTAAGCAAGATGGGTATTACCACCTTCCCCAAGTGCATTCTGAAACTGGCTGATGTGGATGAACTTGATTTGAGCAGAAACATGTTAAAAAAGATTCCAAGCAGCATCCAGAAGTTCCAGAAACTGCGTTGGCTGGACCTGCATAGTAATCAGCTCGAGGAGCTGCCTGAGGCAATAGGTACGCTTCAGAACCTTTTCTACCTGAATATATGCAACAACAAGCTGACCACCAGAAATCTGCCAGAAGAGTTGAACCTTCTCAAGAACCTGCGTATTCTCAACCTTGGCTTGAACTGTCTTGACAGTATTCCCACCAGTCTTGGGGCCCTGAAGGAACTTAAGGAGATAGGTCTCTTTGACAATGCCTTGACCACCATCCCAAACAGTGTGAAAAAGCTCCCCAAGCTCAAGAAACTGAATGCAAAAAGAAACCCTTTCCCAGATTCAACAAAGGAAGAGCAGCATTCTGACTCCATCAAACGCATAGAAACACTTTACTTAGTACAAGAGAAAGACCTGTGCTGTTCCTGCCTGAAGATGTGTCAGGATGAGAAGGACAAGCTGAACGAGTTAAAGAACGTGACACCCAGCCCCTCAAAGAAGCCAAGTTTCCCTTTACTCCTTACACCCAATTCCTCTGCCAAGGATAATCAAGAAGAATGGAGATTAAGAGGCAAACATCCCTGA